In Aegilops tauschii subsp. strangulata cultivar AL8/78 chromosome 3, Aet v6.0, whole genome shotgun sequence, one genomic interval encodes:
- the LOC123497747 gene encoding uncharacterized protein, with protein MQHSMSNAGDDGYKQGQSSQVHGGNIDDYYSGEVDGDEVHGHMQNQMEDENTDIDIGHADDSDESNGEGNPEDVPNPASWNHDFSSAMILNDGHDSACQYHQNNIATGAMYPNKNALKDAIIQWEMSTQSVFTAEVSSQKYLTMVCKNKDCPARVHGYLPKYGTSWVISDLVHHTCLIPCIPQDHANLSSTVIARLLYSEIVECKAMEVKAIQTKVFVRFKHRMSYGMAWRAKHRALETRFGSFFDAYDSVVRLLHTLQDRNPGTYVDIQDLFMPEFPTVRVLHRLFFSFSVCTMFEICEGTADEEQEQEEEEEEEVEAETRHYV; from the coding sequence ATGCAGCACTCAATGTCAAATGCTGGAGATGATGGTTACAAACAAGGGCAGAGTAGTCAGGTACACGGAGGAAATATCGATGATTATTACAGTGGGGAGGTGGACGGTGACGAGGTACATGGGCACATGCAGAACCAGATGGAAGATGAGAATACAGATATTGACATTGGTCATGCCGATGATTCCGACGAGTCTAATGGAGAAGGGAACCCAGAGGATGTGCCGAATCCTGCATCATGGAATCATGACTTCTCATCAGCAATGATCCTGAACGATGGGCATGATTCTGCCTGCCAATATCACCAGAATAACATTGCGACGGGTGCTATGTATCCCAACAAGAATGCTCTAAAGGACGCAATCATTCAATGGGAAATGTCCACACAAAGTGTTTTCACAGCTGAGGTCTCAAGTCAGAAATACTTGACAATGGTATGCAAGAACAAAGACTGTCCCGCCAGGGTGCATGGCTATCTCCCTAAGTATGGCACAAGTTGGGTGATCAGTGACCTAGTTCATCACACATGTCTTATTCCCtgcatccctcaagatcatgccaaccttTCGTCCACGGTTATTGCTCGGTTGCTTTACAGCGAGATAGTTGAGTGCAAAGCGATGGAAGTGAAGGCTATCCAGACAAAAGTATTCGTGAGGTTCAAACACAGAATGTCTTATGGCATggcttggagggctaagcatAGGGCTCTTGAGACCAGATTTGGTTCTTTTTTCGATGCATATGATTCTGTTGTCCGGCTCCTCCACACGCTGCAGGACCGGAATCCTGGCACCTATGTCGATATCCAAGACCTCTTCATGCCAGAGTTCCCCACTGTGAGGGTGCTGCATCGACTGTTCTTCTCTTTCAGTGTATGCACTATGTTTGAAATTTGTGAGGGAACCGCGGACGAGGAGCAAGAgcaagaggaggaagaggaggaagaggtcGAGGCAGAAACTAGGCACTATGTTTGA
- the LOC109762448 gene encoding putative F-box protein At1g53550, with amino-acid sequence MDSVAEEILREILLSLPTRDAARCCCVSRLWCGVVTDPTFRALHARARHVVAGTSAEALLVSEIRDPGKSLEVRVYNINSPKPMCRVVGLAGGYKPANACNGFLLLASSVKNWPVLVSNPVTGEKLEVPPPPKINFIDYYWHMYGMGFSPAAHEYKLFRFSFPFGSEEDNNHLDVYTLGDGRGWRRHPILFPYAAVYGLHSPPPVFVDGKLYLVVQRHWSPNRILVIDVVSEAHCTYRLPYQHTTSQAMAVHALEMHGRLWIAVRDRRELDFWIMPVLGPHLHDQDDDRLPHWELLYNFYIDDMDIHEVNKRNQPSTAWFNEGDGMLCYRLGDHLYK; translated from the coding sequence ATGGACTCTGTTGCAGAGGAGATTTTGCGGGAGATCCTTCTGAGTCTGCCGACCAGAGACGCCGCCCGCTGCTGCTGCGTGTCGAGGCTCTGGTGCGGCGTGGTCACCGACCCCACCTTCCGCGCCCTTCACGCTAGGGCCAGGCATGTCGTCGCCGGTACCAGCGCGGAGGCCCTGCTCGTTTCCGAGATCCGCGACCCGGGTAAAAGCCTCGAGGTGAGAGTATACAACATCAATTCGCCTAAGCCCATGTGCCGCGTCGTCGGCCTGGCCGGCGGATACAAACCAGCCAACGCCTGCAACGGTTTCCTCCTCCTCGCGTCCAGCGTCAAAAATTGGCCTGTGCTCGTGTCCAACCCCGTCACCGGTGAAAAGCTGGAGGTCCCACCGCCACCGAAGATCAATTTCATCGACTACTACTGGCACATGTATGGCATGGGGTTCAGCCCGGCCGCCCACGAGTACAAGCTGTTCCGGTTTTCCTTCCCGTTTGGGTCCGAGGAGGACAACAATCACCTAGACGTGTACACCTTAGGCGATGGCCGTGGGTGGCGCCGGCACCCGATACTGTTCCCCTATGCCGCGGTCTACGGCCTGCACTCACCGCCGCCGGTGTTCGTGGACGGCAAGCTGTACTTGGTGGTGCAACGCCACTGGTCGCCGAACAGGATACTAGTGATTGACGTTGTGAGCGAGGCACACTGCACATACCGCCTCCCCTATCAGCACACGACGAGTCAGGCCATGGCGGTGCATGCCTTGGAGATGCACGGACGGCTTTGGATCGCCGTGCGTGACCGAAGAGAGCTCGATTTCTGGATCATGCCGGTATTGGGTCCACACCTCCATGACCAGGACGACGATAGACTGCCTCATTGGGAACTACTATACAACTTTTACATCGACGACATGGACATTCATGAGGTAAACAAACGCAACCAGCCGAGTACCGCCTGGTTTAACGAGGGCGACGGGATGTTGTGCTACAGGCTGGGCGACCATCTCTACAAGTAA